A single window of Pyxidicoccus xibeiensis DNA harbors:
- a CDS encoding DUF2058 family protein: MAEKAIPKLPPMPGSKAYQRAESKKQVELDRALRELVLGSQIPVEPGETTFYFMTRKGKLRRLELSPAQAKQLEEGELGVVERPEPAQIEHSLVPAAAAEQMYALSKKAVRFFNRKDNPVGFMNEDDLKAQQAAEAAGTAPDLSDEPEGDEGGEGEGASEGEGASEAEAPAEAAAEQKPEGGTEGGNT; the protein is encoded by the coding sequence GTGGCGGAGAAGGCCATCCCCAAGCTGCCGCCGATGCCGGGCTCCAAGGCCTACCAGCGCGCGGAGTCCAAGAAGCAGGTGGAGCTGGACCGGGCGCTGCGCGAGCTGGTGCTCGGGTCGCAGATTCCCGTCGAGCCGGGCGAGACGACGTTCTACTTCATGACCCGCAAGGGCAAGCTGCGGCGGCTGGAGCTGAGCCCCGCGCAGGCGAAGCAGCTCGAGGAGGGTGAGCTGGGCGTGGTGGAGCGCCCGGAGCCCGCTCAAATCGAGCACTCGCTGGTGCCCGCCGCGGCCGCGGAGCAGATGTACGCGCTGTCGAAGAAGGCCGTGCGCTTCTTCAACCGCAAGGACAACCCCGTCGGCTTCATGAACGAGGACGACCTCAAGGCCCAGCAGGCCGCCGAGGCCGCCGGCACCGCGCCCGACCTGTCCGACGAGCCCGAGGGCGACGAGGGTGGTGAGGGTGAGGGCGCCTCCGAGGGTGAAGGCGCCTCCGAGGCCGAGGCTCCCGCCGAAGCCGCCGCCGAGCAGAAGCCCGAGGGCGGCACCGAGGGCGGCAACACCTGA
- a CDS encoding sterol desaturase family protein, giving the protein MDSLYLKMLPVFFVVSGLVKAVPVTVGWALGRTRLAERFRVYRRSLAPGQLRSEARAAVGVVLCDALLITAFRAAFERQIAPFSLGASLLTFAWMFVGFEVWFYVSHRLLHTRALYRFHAQHHVAQVTDPLTSLSFSMVERLVLMGGGFGLVILAMQVMPVTQVGIMAYILTNYALNVFGHGNTEWLPERFVASPAGRLFFTPTFHALHHARYQGHYGLFTPILDRWLGTAFDDYAEVHGLARRGLGLERIGERVRSAKQPASLVPTPTSTTGTA; this is encoded by the coding sequence ATGGACTCTCTGTACCTGAAGATGCTGCCGGTCTTCTTCGTCGTGTCGGGGCTGGTGAAGGCGGTGCCCGTGACGGTGGGCTGGGCGCTGGGGCGCACCCGCCTGGCGGAGCGCTTTCGCGTCTACCGGCGCTCGCTGGCACCGGGGCAGCTTCGCAGCGAGGCCCGCGCGGCCGTGGGCGTGGTGCTGTGCGACGCGCTGCTCATCACCGCGTTCCGCGCCGCCTTCGAGCGCCAGATTGCGCCCTTCAGCCTGGGCGCGTCGCTGCTCACCTTCGCGTGGATGTTCGTGGGCTTCGAGGTGTGGTTCTACGTGTCGCACCGGCTGCTGCACACGCGCGCGCTCTACCGCTTCCACGCGCAGCACCACGTGGCGCAGGTGACGGACCCGCTCACGTCGCTGTCCTTCTCCATGGTGGAGCGGCTGGTGCTGATGGGCGGCGGGTTCGGCCTGGTCATCCTGGCCATGCAGGTGATGCCCGTCACGCAGGTGGGCATCATGGCGTACATCCTCACCAACTACGCGCTCAACGTCTTCGGGCACGGCAACACGGAGTGGCTGCCCGAGCGCTTCGTCGCCTCCCCCGCCGGGCGCCTCTTCTTCACGCCCACGTTCCACGCCCTGCACCACGCGCGCTACCAGGGCCACTATGGCCTGTTCACTCCCATCCTGGACCGGTGGCTGGGCACGGCCTTCGACGACTACGCCGAGGTCCACGGCCTCGCCCGGCGCGGACTGGGACTGGAGCGAATCGGCGAGCGCGTTCGCTCTGCGAAACAGCCCGCCTCGCTGGTCCCCACGCCCACGTCCACCACCGGCACGGCGTGA